The DNA sequence ATTCTCCCACCTCAACATCGACGAGATCGAGCCTGACCTCCTGTCGGAGATCCCCGTAATCGACCACACCGATATTGCCGTCTTTGATTTCAAGCACTTCTGCCGGTACTGCGATGCACATGTTCTGTGGTCCCTCCCTGCCGCTTGTGATGAAGTGCAGGGAAAATTGAATTTGACGCCGGGAAGGAGATTTGAACTCCTGAGGTGCCGAGCACCAGTGGCTTTCAAGGCCACCGCCTTCCCAGACTAGACTATCCCGGCTCGTTACGTACTTTGCTGTTTCTGGTTAAAAAAGTGGTGTTATTTCCTATAGAGCAGATATCCGAGGATGATAAGGGCGGCAAGGGGAACGCATACCGGCACCGGAGTTTCCTCTGCCGCGCCACCGGGAACCGGGTCGTTGAACTGCGCCGCCACGCCGGTTGACGCAGTGATCGCATCGGCATTCGTCGCGGTGACGGTAATGACGCCATCATCCCCTTCGGCCACGGGGTGCGCCTTCAGGTAAACCATGCCCCCGTCCGTTGCAATGGTGAAGGTCTCGGCAGCGACGCTGCCCGCCTCATCCACCTTGACAATCGCACCGTCCTC is a window from the Methanovulcanius yangii genome containing:
- a CDS encoding HypC/HybG/HupF family hydrogenase formation chaperone, which codes for MCIAVPAEVLEIKDGNIGVVDYGDLRQEVRLDLVDVEVGEFVLVHVGFAIQKLSREEALETRKIFAEVYAAMEE